tctctatgtgtatgtgtgtccatgtATCTGTGATAGCCTGGAAGAAAATCTACCAAAATGCTAAcagttgtttcttttaaaaaattatttatttatggttgtgctggatctttgttgctgtgtgtgggcttttctctagttgtggtgagtggggctactcttcgttttggtgtgctggcttctcattgcagtggcctctcttggcACAGACTCTAacagcacgggcttcagtagttgcagcaggtgggctcagtTGTACATGTGgcctctagggtgcatgggcttagttgctctgtggcatgtgggatcttcccagaccagggatcaaacccatgtcccctgcattggattcttatccactgtaccaccagagaagtccaacagCTATTTCTGCATAGTGAATTttgatgtttatgtgtgtgtgtgtgtttagtcgcttcagttgtgtccaattttttgtgaccccatagactgtagcctgccaggctcctctgtccatgggattctccaggcaagaatactgaaatgggttgctatttccttctccaggggatcttcctgacccagggattgaacctgtgtctcttaggtcttctgaattgatgggcaggttctttaccactagtgccacctgggaagcctatggaTGGTGTTTATGTGTATTCTTGAATGTTTccttcaataagcatttattacttttaaaatgagaataaagacaTGTTATTTTTACAAAACCCTTAAATCTCTCCATCATCTACAGATTAAAGTAAAAAATTCTAAGCATGGCACAGGCTCTTAATTAtttgtcttccttggtggctgagacagtaaagagtctgcctgcaatgcaggagacctgagtttgatccctgggtggggaagatcccctggagaagggaatggctacccactccagtattcttgcctggaaaatcccatggacagaggagcctggtgggctgcagtccatggggttgcaaagagtcagacatgactgagctccaTCATCTACAGATTCAAGTGAAAAATTCTAAGTATGGCACAGGTCCTTAATTATTTAGCCTATATCCATCTCTTCAGTCTAATTTCCAATCACTCAGTCTCCCCACTTCTCTTCAGTCATGACAAATTACTTAAAACATAGGTCGTTCTGTCTCTGAACCTTTGTACACTGGTGTCTCTGACTTCAACCTCTTAGTTAAGATGATTCAAAGGTGCTCTTTTCTGTGAAGCCATTCCTGATCCACTCAAGTAGAGCTGTGTTACCTTTaccttttcagttcaattcagtcgctcggttgtgtccgactctttgtgacctttacCTTTAGCATGATACTATTATTTGATTTGCCTACAGTATTGTTTACATTAACATTTCTCTGCTTATGTTGTGATTGCCTTAAGAAGATACACAAAAGTAcaagttttcttttgttattttatttggttttccaATGGTGTAAACAGCTATGgtaattaaaaagttaatttaaaatgttattgaatCCATAGCTTTTTTGTAACTTTGTTTTTCACTCAATGTATACTAAAAACAATCATGCCagaatctgtaaaatatttgatgTTAAAAGTCCTTATAGATctttatgcatttatataaaaagatagctaaagtatttttaaaatgagaaagccATGGCCCAGAAAAATATATGTAGCTTAATCCTTCATGTATAAAAAGGCAGAAACTTTTCTCTTTGACCAGGACAGTGtaaatatagaaaatagaaatgcAAGAATGCAGTCATAATTGTAACCACTGGGATGAACAGGagagaattttctctttttactcctgagtatttgtttttgttttctgtaagcaggaaaaatgtctttttcaggGTAGAGGTATTAATTCGTTTTTCATTATAGAGGTGTTGCCTGCGTGCCAAGttcctttagtcatgtctgacgtttttcgaccctgtggaccatagcccaccaggctcttctgtccatgggattctctaggcaagaatactggagtgggtttgccatgccttcctccaggggctcttccccacccagggattgaagtccagtctcttgtgcctcctgcattggcaggcgggttctttaccactagcgccacccgggaagcccaatagAGGTAGTATTTATTCTCCAAAAGTTTGGTAATCATTGGTATTGATATGTCCaacatggtagccactagccttGTGTGACTGCTTGAATTTTAGCTAATTAAAATGCAGTGGAATTAATAATTCAGTTCCTCACGCACACTCCTATTTCAAGTTCTCAATGGCCACATATGGCCAGTAGGTACACCCATATTgaacagagcagaaatagaaCATTTCTGTCATTGCAGGAGGTTCTAGACAATGCAGATTTAGATCACTGTGTCCCCACATAAGGTGGCGCCAGTGGGAAGACCCTGAAACCCTGAGTGTGAGTTAGTGGGAATTAACTACAAAGACCTATCAGGTGAGCAGTTGTAGTCCTCGATTAGCCACAGGGCTAGCTAGGCATTATTGAAAAATTGGCATCCTTTGGAGTACAGAAATCAGTCTGATCTGGAGGCCTAAAATGTATCCATGGCAATGATGACACCTGTTGATTCTCTCTGTAAAGCACGGGAACAATAATGATGTTTGGACTGCTGGGTTCCCTGGTTACCATGGAAATAAGAGTGCTGGTTACAATTCTGAGTAATTACGCAGAGACTGAAGTATCGATCTCCCCTCCTCGCTTCCATCCCTTTCTTTAACCATAACCATAGTGATGACTGTTTCAGCTGGGCTTCATGAGTCCACCTGGCAGCAGGAGAAGCAACTAAAAAATGTGATTAAGTAAGAAGTGTCAGAGTGTAAGTCTTAATGAggaaatgtgaaaaaagaaacatggcggggcattttttttttcctgtagaaaaAAGCGAGATCTACTACACTGAATACAATGACATTGTTACTCTAGCTGTTTGCACAGGCGCAGTGCAGGAATTCTCAGAGCACGCCTACGCGCACattatctcttctctttccctctctttccactttcctctctctctccctttttccccctctcctctACCCCTCCCATCACTTGGTCTTTCGGTCTTTCCATTACTTAGTTGACGTCTCTCCTTTCGACCCTCCACTCCCTACCCGTTTatccccctccccctttccttttCCGCCTCTAGCGGACGCAACTTGCGCAAGCGCACTCGCTAGAAAGCCTCGCTCTTTGTCCCCATCTGTCGTTCACACGAACTCCAGTCTTTCACATTCAGTAGCCAATAAGATCGAAGAAATGGTGGAAAACCGATTCCACCTCTGGAGATAAATGTTGATTGGCATATCAGATAACCAATAGGGAACGCCACTTTGTACCCCTTGGGAGGCACCGATCTCCGCCGTCTCGTTTCCGGCGGTCGCGCGCTCTTTTCTCGGGACGGTAAAGGCCGTGTAGCGTCGCCGTTACTCTGAGCAGAAAACAGTCGGTGAGGGTGAGTATGGGGTCGACTTAGTTCTTGTTCGAGAGAAGAGTAGGATTTCTAGCGACAATCGGTGAAGGAAGAGATGACGGCGAGGCTAGGTTTGAAGGAAGGTGGGCCGTTCGTTCTGCGGCCCCTTGAGGCCTTGTCTCCGCGGCCACACGGTCTCCTCATCCCACCCGCGGAGGCCCATCGCTCTCCGCTGGTCTCGCCTTCTGCTTTAACCTGATTCCCGTTTCCCTTCCCTTGCCGTTTTTTTGTGCAACACATCTTGGAAGCTGAATCTTGTCAGTAAGTTCCCCAATCGTTGAGCCGCCCTGGGCCTGAGGGTGTGGGGTCTATTATCCGAGCGCCCTGAAGTCGCGGCTACAGGAGGAGGCGCTTTGTCGGGCGCTCCTCCTCTCGACCTCGTGAGGCCGTTAGTTCCGGAGGAGAAAGGGGGCCCCCTCCCCTACCCCAGCGATGCTTCTTTGTCAAAACTCTGAGCTGGGAAGTTCATCTGCTAGTCCAGCCCTTGCTGTTTTCCTAGGCAGATTCCTGAAGACTTTTTTTGTCCTGTTGCCTGTCTACTCGACCTGTTTataacattactttttaaaaaatgaaaattaattttatggaTTTCCTATCGGGTATTTTACCTTTGGAAAAACTGTTCTCGTAAGCTGCCGCTTTGTGTTCTTAGCAGAAGTCGAGGTTAAAGAGGACTGGGAGGCACTTTGTTATCTTCAGTCAAAGTTGAGGTAGGGGTAGGGTTGTCAGAGATAATACAGGACACCCTGTTAGATTTGAATTTCACGTAAACAACAAATTTTTTTAGTATACATGGAATGGGacactaaagattttttttttttcaaaacctgaaattcaaatttagctgtaatgtgtttttatttgatACATCTGGCCACTCTTAATAGGGGGATCCTGGCTAGATTTATATTGTGTCTTTGTCCATGTTACTTATTACTAAATGAAAGGTCCTAAGAGATTCTTGGAAAAGGGCCTTACCTGGCCAGTGCCTCCTGCAGCTTTCAGGCTCGTCCACATCCAGGCAGCCATTTCCATCTGGTAGATTTTTACCAGGTTTCCCCCACACACAGTTTCCACTTAAAAGTTGATCCTTTTCCTGAAAATTAAGGGGGCATTTTATTTAGGTTTCAGATATGTGGTGTAGTGTTTGGTTTGTGCAGTTGTGTTGCAAATAGCCCCAGTTTTTCTAACAGCAATATGTATTTGCTCTCAAGAAAGTCCATCAGGGTTAGTCTTtggggcaaataagtagacataaATCCTTACTGTTGACCTTTATGATTTATTCCCTTCTCAGAGGCCCCAGTGGCTAGGGGCAGTGAATTTATTACCCAGATATTTGCACATATTTCCAGATTATATTGGTGGTCATCATCAGAAGTACATTACAGGGACAAATGCTTACTGAATACTTGCTACTTTGTGGGCACTGTTTTAGGTGATTTATACAGTATTATTTTGTGTTCACTGTTGAATGACTTCTTGGGAAATAAACTGAAGGGAAAGAGTAATGATTGGCATTATGGAGACATTTACTCGACACAAAGGTAGGCAGTTTggttgtaaaaataatttttgctagAATCCAGAAGAGCAAGGGAAGAATGTAATTGATGAAATTTGTCTAACTGGAGCACCGCATATGTAGAAATAGGGGTGGTGATTGTCAGCAAGAACAAGTAGCTGTAATGTCCATTATCTGGTTTGGTCAAAATAACCAGTCCTGTGAGATAGATGTTACCCCCAtcttacaagtgaggaaactaagactcagaggTTAGGTGACATTTTAGTAAGTGTTTTGAATTCtaaagtctaaaatcaaggtgagTTCAATTACTCAGTTTATACCATAGCAATGAGCATGAGCTTTAGAGTTCAGCAGACCTGAGTTCTACTCCATGCTTCATCAcatttgtgtgaccttggatgtaCATCAGTTTTCTTATTCAGAAGATAGTTGtgagtattaaatgagataatataggcttagcacagtgcctgacattcAGTGATCAGTTAATATCTGGTATTAACATCTTAACTACCACATTgcactttctaaaataaaaaataacttccaTTGAAGTAATTCTAAATAGTTTAAAACATCCCTATGATCAAAGAGATAATTTCTActaagaaattataaaatggcCTTTTTGAATGGAGTGGTGAGGTGTGATTAGGATGTAAATATAgagtttttaatatttcagttttgAGTGGATCTCTGTAAAGATTTCTAGTAACATATAACATTGTGGGTTCCTGAATGGGATGCAAGATATTGAGGCTGGGGCCACTGACTCTTAAATTAAAGGCTGGAGATTAAAAAGCGAGAATTAAAAGCGAGAAAGACTCTTTGGATTCTAGCCAGAGGTAAGAAGAAATAGTTGGAGAAATGGCTATGAAAATAATTCACGTTTCTGCTATAGGCTTTTGGGATCAGGGGAATGGGGGTGTTTAATATGTAGGACTCATAGGGGAAAACATCTGATGCTAATGCCCACCTTACCTATCCCCAGCTCTATTTTTATGGTTTAATTTcttgtatcttatttttaaaaacattttctcttttttttaaggtgtCAAATTTGCTCTGAAACTGTTGCACTTATTCACAGTATTTAAAGttgttaaactaaaaaaaataataataataaataaagttgTTAAACTATAAACTATGTGGCAAAAGTCACAAAGgtgtttaataaaaatttatcctATGGAgatatttattgcagcattataataggaaaaagctgaaaacagcctaaatgtctcATAGGGAGTAGTTTAGTAAATTAGTGTACATCCAGTTGGACTTTATGTgaccattaaaaattataattaagttGACACTAGGAATGAGAAAAGGGTGAATATAAAATAGTGCATTTATGGTTGCAGTTTTGAAATGACAGTATATGTTTTTAAAGGTTAAGAAGCGAAAACGGAAATTGTGGGAGGAATATCTGTTCATAGAGGTGCCCCAAGACTTAGCTGAGAGCATTGGTTTATAATAGTGACAAATTATAAATAACCTAAGTGTCCTGGCACTATAAGGGCTTGGTTGACAGCAGAATACAGAGTCCATTAACAATAAATGTAGAAGATTTAGGGACATGGAGTATACCATTTAGAGTACatacaaatatgtaaataagTGACTGAAATGGCATATCAAAATGTCAACAGTGACTTTTTCAGTGGTCAgtctttgggtttttgttttattgttttctatgttAAAGATGTAGTTTGTACTTTATTAATGAAGAACAAAAGACTGATGAAATGATATACATGAGAATTCAAGTTTTGGCTTGAATGTCAGATTTCTAGTGAGGCCAAACTCACAActatttaaaattgcaaattTTCCCCTTCCACTCCCTGTCCACTTTCCCCTCCtctcaactttttattttctcctagcACTAAACCTCTTAAGTACTATGTAATTtaattattatgtatattttctctCACTGGAAGGTTATCACTGCTGAAGGCAAGACTGTTCATTGATTCATCCCAAGCACCTAGAATAGTGTCTAGCAAATAAGCATTTGGTGAATAGTTATTGaattaatgtaaaaaattaataaaaaagaaaaagtcatttttatcattttgttacTGGAAAGCCAGTTATAGAGACTATTTCATGGATGtagtttttaaatcttaaattatATTCTTAGAATAAATTATTAGAAGTAGAATTCCTGAGTTAAGAAATATGAACATCTTGATACCTCTTGTTACCTGTTGTCTTATAAAACAACTTTATACAGAACTTAACTGCattgatattttcagttttggTAGGATATGATATAAAAACTGTATCAATGTTAAAGTTTTATACACATAAGTGTCTTGTATATTCCTCATCCAGAATCAACAGCTACCAAGCCTTTGtcacatttttttaatctgaggaatataatttattttaagggAATCATGATGTTAATAATACAGTTTTTGGAGAAAAAATCATTTTCTGCATCTTTCTTTCAGTTAAATCTGACTGGAGGGTCTTATGTTTAGGATAAAAGATTCATGATTGATTTTTGTCCTTTAATTTACTGGAAAACTGCCCTTGGATAAGGGAGATAGTCCTCGGCTGATCCATTAGGAAATTTCCATCTTAAAACCATCAACTTTTGTATTCAGCCTGGATTATACcaggaattttcattttaatcttaTGAGTTTTTGGCCATGCCTAGTGGCTTACAGGATCTCtattccccagtcagggattgaagCCCAGCCACAACAGTGgcttggaatcctaaccactaggcaaccagggaactcccttaTTGATTATAAATGACAAAATTTAAGATTTTATGATTGTATATGTTTGTATTGGATGCTTTTATTACTTTGATAGTCATTTATCTTTCTATTATGGTTAATAATGatatttaataataacaatatatgCTAGTACAGAACTAGTATTTTCACATATTCATCTTCATAGCTACCTTGAGAGGTAGGTGTTTTTATTATCCCTTTTATAACAACTTAAGGAAATGGTTCAAAAGTAATTTACTAGTAAGTGTTAGGACCATGTTTCAAATATAAGTATGTCTAAATCTATACAGCCCATACTTTTCCACAGTATCAACTATAGGCTAGGGCTGCAAGGTGCCAAAGAACAAGACTTACTAGTCCTCGAGATAACGAGAATCTATTTCAatcattgtatttttaaagtgTGCTTTAATATTATGATAGGGCCATTTTTTAGGGAGTAGATTATTTTGGGAAAGTCACTTCAATGCATGTAGTTATTGAACTGGAAGCTTCCTCAAGTCATTCTTTTGCAAGCTGTTCTTATTTAGTACTTGTCTAGTTTCTGTGTGCAATATAACTGCTAGTGCTGGTGGTTTTAGATGGTTGAATTGTACTCCTTCACCATACCTGTTTGAAATAGTACCATAGGTGATTAATTGACATGTAAGTCACCAGGAAATTAGTGACTGAATATGTTCTAAGCACTGAATGTGTCTGACATTCCAGTTTATTTTTAGGGTACAAAGATGCAGAGCAATAAAACTTTTAACTTGGAGAAACAAAACCACACTCCAAGGAAGCATCATCAACATCACCATCAGCAGCACcaccagcagcaacagcagcagccaccaCCTCCACCAATGCCTGCAAATGGGCAGCAAGCCAGCAGCCAGAGTAAGTACATGCTAGGTAATGAAGTAGGAATAGGTTCTGTCTTGGGAAtagtttcttgatttttaaattcgACTCTTGGGATTATAAAGGAATGGGCTTTTGTGGCACACCTTTGTTGTTCTTTTCCCTATTTACCTCAATACTTAGGATAGAAAAAGGCTGATTCTCTGAAAAGGAGCAGATATGTAGGATAGCAGTTGAATACAGGTTGCTTCGCTGCATTGGCACATCGTTTTGCTAAACACTGTGGTAATTGTATGACCAGTAGgtagagaaaatataaagaaggttTTTAAGACTTAATGGAGAAGAAATCTGATACTGAGTATTATACTTTTAGCCTAGGGCCTCTGCCTCCCTAGTTTTAATCAGAGTAAAAGATCTTTAAAGATATGTTCTCATCCATTCCACTAACTTTGAGCACCTCTTGCATGCGTCTAAAACTACAAACAACCTCATCTTCCTTATTTCTAAAAATTCCTACAAAGAATACTCTTTCctaactcatttcttttcattacatTACCCCAAGCCTGAAAGAATGGGAACTGTTAAGGTTATGAAGATTGACTTGGGATTGGGAAATAgggcagtttttttgttttgttttgttttgtttttaattatgttttaaatgtaaaaatccaGTCACTTCTGACATAGAGCTCCTTGACTTGCTTGGTTTTCTCTTTGACAGTAGCTCTTGTATTGTCTTTCTGTCTCTTGAGTTAGTCTAGGTTGGCTCCTGGACCATAGTAGAGCTGTTGAGAAGTCcgtcctccctccctccaccccccagaTCTCTGCATACTGCTTTCACATTCTAAGTGCAATTTAACCACTGATAAGTGGTTAGTGGATAGATTCCATTGGGAAATGGTGTTGACTTCTTTATAGCAATTACATTTCTTATCTAGCAGCAGTTGTAACTCTTTGAGGATATGACTGTAAATCTCTCCCCAATCTTTTAAGTGACTATGTTTCTTCTCTCAGATGAAGGCTTGACTATTGACCTGAAGAATTTTAGGAAACCAGGAGAGAAGACCTTCACCCAGCGTAGTCGGCTGTTTGTGGGCAATCTTCCTCCTGACATCACTGAGgaggagatgaggaaactgtttgAGAAATATGGGAAGGCAGGCGAAGTCTTCATTCATAAGGACAAGGGCTTTGGCTTTATCCGCTTGGTAAGCAGCTGTGTGCTCTAAAATGTGGTGAAGCTAGGAAATGATGGCTATGGAAAATTAGGCAGTAGAAATAATTCTCAGATGATGTTTGTAAAAGCTTATAGTTGGTAGAACAGGACAAAatgcagattttattttaatttttcctgatAGGTTTTTGTTTCAAGACAACATAGGTTTATTTGCCTAGGACTCTGGGGCTTAAGTATGCCCTTTGgaactttttttaattgggaaATTTCAAGCATATAGAAGTGGAGAGAATAGTGCAGTGAACCTGTACATACTTGTTAACCCAGCTTCAATAACTATCAAGTCATAGTTAATCTTGTTTTTTCTGTACCTTTCCCCTGTTTACTGTCCCCTACAAATACTTTTAGTAAGTTAagattttttcctgaaaaaataggaaaagacttTTAGTAATGATcaagatttatataatttatttccaaAGCCTTTATGCGTGTATTATTTCACTTAAGAGTCCTCAAAACCATGAGGGGacagttttatatcttttttttttttaatctactttgaaataaaaattttaattgctaaAATCCACATAATATAACATTTATCATAACCGTTTTTAAGTGTAGATGTCTGATTTTATTTAGGAAATGTGTTTAAGTGTGTGGGGGAAACCTTTTTGGGCATTATCTATCTCCATAAATGAGGAATATAATGTGCTAGTAAGATCACTGGATGTTATAGTCAGAACCAGTCTTCATTCCAGATCTACCACTAACTCAAAACTGTATGGGCAAGTCATTTTTTCTGGGGCTCAGGTTCCTCTTTAAGAATGTGGAGGGGAGGGTCCCATCAAGGTCTGTGGTTCTAAAGAGGTCTCTTGGAGGGTGTAGTGATTCTGATTACTCTGGTACATAGCTAGCTGAAACTAAAATAATTCTGACTTCTGTATTGTAAGAGTAGGTTTTATGCTGGTCATTGTCCAGATTTAACACTTAAGAGAATAGCTTGTCATACTGATGACCATGTAAGTGATGTTAACTCTAGAATTTCCAGTTGATTTATTACAAGGCCATCAGAGCAATTAGGTTAACCAAAGAATTATCTGAAACACATGAATCCGTTCTTCCAGTTCcatcctttttgttttgttttgttttgtttttgtatgctTGTTGCCAAGGgttttgggtttggttttttctttttttgagacaCTGAGGTATTGAGCTATGGTACTTTAGACTCTTGATGGCTGTGTAGGTGGTCATTGTTCAGCTGTTGAGTTATTCTGACTTTTCTCTGCTTCCTAGGAAACACGAACGCTAGCGGAGATTGCCAAAGTAGAACTGGACAACATGCCACTCCGTGGAAAGCAGCTGCGTGTGCGCTTTGCCTGCCATAGTGCATCCCTTACAGTCCGAAACCTTCCTCAGTATGTGTCCAATGAACTGCTGGAGGAGGCCTTTTCTGTGTTCGGCCAGGTGGAGAGGGCTGTAGTCATTGTGGATGATCGAGGCAGGCCCTCAGGAAAAGGCATTGTTGAATTCTCAGGGAAGCCAGCTGCTCGAAAAGCTCTGGACAGATGCAGTGAAGGCTCCTTCCTGCTAACCACGTGAGTGAGGGGTCATTTTCAGAAACATACCTTAAATGCTACTTCCTTCTGTGGTCTGGGGAGTTAACCTCTAAGAACCATGTTCTTGTGTTCATTTAGAAGACTAGATACTATCCAGCTCTCTGGTAGGGTTTTCAGTATAATCTTAAATTAATGGAAATGGTATGAGGATTAAAAGATAGACATTTTCAGTAAGTTGTCATTTAGTCAGTTGTTAAATCTCCCCTTACTGTGAAGTTTTAGAACTCGTAAATTGTTTTGTGCATGCAGTATCTCTCTTAGTATTTATTCCAAGTCATTATTTTGAGTTGTTGTATCTGAGCTAAGTTGAGTTCTGAGCTTACCCAGTTGTATCCGACATTTTTGTGaactcatagactgtagctcaccaggcttctctgtccgtgtactttcccaggcaagaatactggagtgggttgctgtttcctttccaggggatcttcccgacccagggctcaagcCTGTGGAACCTgtagcatctcctgcatggcaggcgaaTGATGGCTGCAATGGGGCAGCCCCACACTTAAGTACTTTACCTACTTAAAGGCTGTGTTCAGAGATCTGAACCCTAACCCCAGATTCCACAGAGTTCTATTTAAAGAACTTGGTTACTTGGGACTAGGTGTAAAAGCACCTTCAGAAGTATGTTTAATTGTTTAGTGCTGACCCTTAATTAGTTCATTGTGCCACTGACTCGTAGAGAGGGAAGACTAATGAAGGTTATACTTTGACTAACActgagtgtttttctttctcccagaTTTCCTCGACCTGTGACTGTGGAGCCCATGGACCAGTTAGATGATGAAGAGGGACTCCCAGAGAAGCTGGTTATAAAGAATCAGCAATTTCACAAGTATGTGATCCTGACAGattccctgttagttgtttgccTATTTATTCTTAAGGAAGCTTGTAATGGGTTGTGTAAAAGAGGCAAGTCTTTGCTGTATGTGTTCAGTGGCAGCCATTGTCTTGGCCCTTGGGAGGAATGTAGTGTTTAGTTGGGAGAATCTTGGACAGAGTTTTAGTAACCCAGAAACCTTGTCAATAGAGAGCGAGAACAGCCACCCAGATTTGCACAGCCTGGCTCCTTTGAGTATGAGTATGCCATGCGCTGGAAGGCACTTATTGAGATGgaaaagcagcagcaggaccaaGTGGACCGAAACATCAAGGAAGCTCGTGAGaagctggagatggaaatggaggCTGCTCGCCATGAGCACCAGGTCATGCTGATGAGGCAGGGTGAGTATCTACCTAAGGCTTAAAACTAGAAGAAGgacaaaataactttttttcagGAGTTTCTTTGTATCAATCAATAGAGAAAGGCCTAAACTTCAGCTTTTAttctctgaaatattttgttGATCTTGGTAGGCAAATGAGCTTGGAGATGTGGCAGAGGATACTGgattctgtggagaaggaaataataggTTTGACTTCATTTTTGGAATCTGGATACCTCGGATGGCCACTCAGGGATTAAATATCCCCTT
The genomic region above belongs to Ovis canadensis isolate MfBH-ARS-UI-01 breed Bighorn chromosome X, ARS-UI_OviCan_v2, whole genome shotgun sequence and contains:
- the NONO gene encoding non-POU domain-containing octamer-binding protein — its product is MQSNKTFNLEKQNHTPRKHHQHHHQQHHQQQQQQPPPPPMPANGQQASSQNEGLTIDLKNFRKPGEKTFTQRSRLFVGNLPPDITEEEMRKLFEKYGKAGEVFIHKDKGFGFIRLETRTLAEIAKVELDNMPLRGKQLRVRFACHSASLTVRNLPQYVSNELLEEAFSVFGQVERAVVIVDDRGRPSGKGIVEFSGKPAARKALDRCSEGSFLLTTFPRPVTVEPMDQLDDEEGLPEKLVIKNQQFHKEREQPPRFAQPGSFEYEYAMRWKALIEMEKQQQDQVDRNIKEAREKLEMEMEAARHEHQVMLMRQDLMRRQEELRRMEELHNQEVQKRKQLELRQEEERRRREEEMRRQQEEMMRRQQEGFKGTFPDAREQEIRMGQMAMGGAMGINNRGAMPPAPVPAGTPAPPGPATMMPDGTLGLTPPTTERFGQAATMEGIGAIGGTPPAFNRAAPGAEFAPNKRRRY